A single Cannabis sativa cultivar Pink pepper isolate KNU-18-1 chromosome 7, ASM2916894v1, whole genome shotgun sequence DNA region contains:
- the LOC115697865 gene encoding GDSL esterase/lipase At5g45950 yields MIMRMRVLAVVVVVSTMLVVLVESGVVEVGVNADDHSHNNTEKQSDVIIDYGRVRKVAARNNVTCVLVFGDSSVDPGNNNVLSTTMKGNFPPYGKDFFGGRPTGRFSDGRLATDFIAEAIGYTKTIPAFLDPDLKDADMVHGVSFASAASGYDDFTANISNVLPLSTQIKYFMHFKLKLRRVLGYKRAEETVRNAVFVISMGTNDFLQDYYLDPTRPHQFTIGAYQNYLVNNMAHYIQEMHKLGGQRLVVVGIPPMGCMPLVKTIMDETKCVDSYNKLSASFNSKISEKLVSLKSTLNMKIGFVDPYAIFVDAMNNPQKYGLEEISKGCCGTGTIEYGDSCKGMDTCKDPSKYVFWDAVHPTEKMYKIIADNAVAAANKNLFMK; encoded by the exons atgattaTGAGGATGAGGGTGTTGGCAGTGGTAGTGGTTGTTAGCACAATGCTAGTAGTTTTGGTAGAGTCTGGAGTGGTAGAAGTGGGTGTTAATGCTGATGATCATAGTCATAATAACACTGAGAAACAGAGTGATGTTATAATTGACTACGGTCGAGTACGAAAAGTGGCAGCACGTAATAACGTGACTTGCGTGTTAGTTTTCGGAGATTCGAGTGTGGATCCAGGCAATAATAACGTTCTTTCCACCACAATGAAAGGGAATTTCCCTCCTTATGGTAAAGACTTCTTTGGTGGCCGCCCTACTGGCAGGTTCAGCGATGGTAGACTTGCCACTGATTTTATAG CCGAAGCAATAGGCTACACAAAGACAATACCAGCATTCCTTGACCCAGATCTAAAGGATGCTGATATGGTGCATGGAGTTAGTTTTGCCTCAGCTGCTTCAGGCTACGATGATTTCACTGCCAATATCTCG AATGTATTACCTCTATCGACCCAAATCAAGTATTTTATGCATTTCAAATTGAAACTAAGGAGAGTTTTAGGTTACAAAAGGGCAGAGGAGACCGTAAGAAATGCTGTATTTGTTATTAGTATGGGCACAAATGACTTTCTGCAAGACTACTACTTGGACCCAACTCGCCCCCATCAGTTCACCATTGGAGCCTATCAAAATTATCTCGTCAATAATATGGCCCATTACATTCAG GAAATGCATAAGCTAGGAGGTCAAAGATTGGTAGTTGTAGGAATACCACCAATGGGGTGTATGCCACTTGTGAAAACAATAATGGACGAAACAAAATGCGTGGACAGTTACAACAAATTGTCTGCCTCATTCAACTCCAAGATAAGTGAGAAACTTGTCTCTCTTAAGTCAACtttgaatatgaagattggctTCGTTGATCCTTACGCCATATTTGTAGATGCCATGAACAACCCACAAAAATATG GATTAGAAGAAATTTCAAAAGGGTGTTGTGGGACTGGAACTATAGAGTATGGTGATTCGTGCAAGGGTATGGACACTTGCAAAGACCCAAGCAAGTACGTATTCTGGGATGCTGTTCATCCCACtgaaaaaatgtataaaatcaTTGCAGATAACGCCGTCGCAGCTGCTAATAAGAACCTTTTCATGAaataa